The Paenibacillus uliginis N3/975 genome has a window encoding:
- a CDS encoding TraB/GumN family protein, with product MKNWKRSLLSLMISVGLLATAAPAMAAPQQQPALKVNNQNVEFAMSAPIVDQGTTMVPLRSTLQSLNVKLKNVQNGTIHVVIDGKEITLKSKTKLINGVTYAPIRTVGEAAGYEVRWDQKSRTVLLVSKVTGEAARGFMWEVENNGNTVYLVGSMHIADDSFYPLRSEIEDAFVEADYLGVEIDISKAANEEQQKLIMNMGMYQDGTTLKDHVSKETYAKVEGILKRNGMESNALDAFKPWVVETTISSLKSATAGYEVAAGIDLYFIQKAVERKVPVLELESYESQLGMFDGFSDKLQEKNLNATLDNFDTLDDNINQMADMWKSGDDQQLLELTNSIGSDPEYNKAMLVDRNIGMADKIDGYLKSDKKDEYFIVVGAAHYLGKDGVIQLLRDKGYTVVRK from the coding sequence ATGAAAAATTGGAAACGATCGCTCTTATCACTCATGATTTCTGTGGGTTTGCTTGCAACAGCGGCCCCGGCAATGGCTGCTCCACAGCAACAACCAGCATTGAAAGTGAATAACCAAAACGTTGAATTTGCAATGAGTGCACCTATTGTGGATCAGGGAACAACGATGGTACCGCTGAGATCAACACTTCAGAGCTTGAATGTTAAGCTGAAAAATGTACAGAATGGCACCATTCATGTGGTTATTGACGGCAAGGAGATCACACTGAAAAGTAAGACGAAGCTGATTAATGGTGTGACGTATGCACCGATCCGAACCGTTGGTGAAGCCGCAGGTTACGAAGTTCGTTGGGATCAGAAATCCCGCACCGTGCTGCTTGTCTCCAAAGTAACTGGAGAAGCCGCCCGCGGTTTCATGTGGGAAGTGGAGAATAACGGAAATACCGTATATCTGGTAGGATCGATGCATATTGCGGACGACAGCTTCTACCCGCTGCGTTCGGAAATTGAAGATGCTTTTGTTGAAGCGGACTATCTGGGTGTGGAGATTGATATTAGTAAAGCAGCAAATGAAGAGCAACAGAAGCTAATCATGAATATGGGGATGTATCAGGACGGCACAACACTGAAGGATCATGTGTCCAAGGAAACGTATGCGAAGGTAGAGGGAATTCTGAAACGGAACGGAATGGAATCGAACGCGCTAGATGCGTTTAAGCCTTGGGTTGTCGAGACGACGATCAGCAGCCTTAAATCGGCAACGGCAGGTTACGAAGTAGCTGCGGGTATCGATCTGTATTTCATCCAGAAAGCTGTTGAACGCAAAGTACCGGTTCTGGAGTTGGAATCCTATGAGTCCCAGCTTGGCATGTTCGATGGGTTCTCTGATAAATTACAAGAGAAGAATCTGAATGCTACATTGGATAACTTCGACACCCTTGACGACAATATAAACCAAATGGCCGACATGTGGAAATCAGGGGATGACCAACAATTGCTTGAGCTCACCAACAGCATCGGCAGTGATCCAGAGTATAACAAAGCGATGTTGGTTGATCGGAATATTGGCATGGCTGATAAAATCGATGGTTATCTAAAAAGCGATAAGAAAGATGAGTATTTTATCGTGGTTGGCGCAGCCCACTATCTGGGTAAAGATGGAGTCATACAATTGCTTCGAGATAAAGGATATACCGTCGTGCGCAAATAA